GAAGCCGACGGTGGCGCCGGTGGAGGAAGCGTTCCGTTCGGATGCGATGTGCCAGCTTGGCGACATTGCCAGCCGCCTGAAGCGCCCGCTGACGTTTGATCCCAAGCAGGAGAAGTTCATCAAGGATTCCGAAGCCAACAGCCGCCTCAAGGCGCGGACGATGCGCAAGCCGTGGAAGCTTTGAGCGATTCCATTTCCAAAGGTTGCACGGGAGCGGGAGATTCGGTAGTTTGACCGCGTGCAGCACGAACTGCCAACGGTAACCGTCATCATCCCCACCCGACCGGGTGCCGGGAAACCATTGGCATTGGACGCCGCCAAGGCGCTGGATTATCCGAAGGAGAAAGTCGAAATCCTGGTGACGCGCGGACGCCAGCCCGCCGTGCAGCGCAATCACGCCCTGCGGGCGGCGCGTGGCGACTTGGTTTATTTCCTGGATGACGACGCCCTGCCGCAACCCGCCAACCTGAAGCGTTCCCTGGAATATTTCAAACAGCCCGCCACGCAAATGGTGGGCGGGCCGAATATTTGCCCGCCGGAAGCGCCCTTGCTGGAACGAGTCTTCGCGGTGTGCCTGGCCAGCGCGCTGGCGTTTGGCCCGAGCCGTGCCCGCTACACCAGCGTGGGCCAGCCGCGTGCCACCACGGAAAAGGAATTGATCCTCTGCAACCTCATGGCTCGGCGCGAGGAAGTGCTGAAGCTGGGCGGCTTTGATGAATCGCTGTATCCGAACGAGGAAAACGCCCTGATGGACGCGCTGCAACAGCACGGCGGGAAGCTGATGTACGATCCGGAATTCATTGCGCTCCGCCGCCCGCGCCCCACGCTGAAGGCCTTCCTGCGGATGCTGTTCAATTATGGCCGGGGCCGCGCCGAACAGTTCCGGCTGCATCCCACGCCGGGTTCCATTCTGAATTTCGTGCCGCCATTGTTTTGTTTGTATCTGGCGGCCTTGCTGGCGCTGGCCATAAGCGCGCCAGCCTGGCTGCCTTGGGCCGCCTTGCCGCTGGGTTTGTACGGACTGGCGTTGCTTGGGCAAACTGTGGTTTCCGCGAAATCCATGGGGTCCGGACGCAGCCTGCTGGCCATACCGTTCCTGGTGGCCACCCACGTGTTTTACGGCTTCGGATTCTGGCGCGGGCTGTTCACCGGACTCAAGCCCGCCACGGTGGAGAACATCGGTCCGGTGGAAGTGGAACGCGTCCAGTGAGTGCATTACACCCTCACCAAGTAGCCGTCGAGGTAAGGAGACGGATTCCCGAGATTGCGAAATTATCCGTCTCCTTACCTCGACGGCTACGCAAGTGGGTGAGCGCGGGCCATTCCCCGAGCCACTGAATCATTGTCACTAGCCATGCGCAACACCCACTGGGCAAAGGCCGTCAAGCAGTCTCCCGATCCGGAGCGGGCGAAACATTGGCTGGAAGTGCTGTTGCCCACCAGCGCCGGGCCATGGCTGGCCAAAGCCGGGGAAGAGCAATGCCGCATCCTCGCGGCATTGTTTAGCGGCTCGCAAGCGGCGTGTGAAGCGCTGCAACATCATCCGGAGTGGTTCACCGAGGCGCTTGCGGTTGAGCTGCTGGCCCACCCCTGCCGGGAACGAGCCATGCGCCGCGAAGTGGATGCCTGGCTGGAACCGTTGCTGGCCGGACACGATTATGCACAGGCCTTGGAACGCATTCGCGGCTTTAAACAGCGGGAGATGATCCGCATTGCGGCCCGCGATCTGGCGCGCCTCTCGCACACCCTGGAGATCACCCGTGAACTATCCGATGTGGCGGACGTGTGCCTGGGTGCGGTATGCCGTGTTTGCCACCGGCAACTCAGCGAGCGCCTCGGGCAGCCATTTCATCGCCCCGCCGAAGAAGGCCCCTGGCAGCCGACCGCGTTCTGTGTGCTGGGACTCGGCAAACTGGGCGGTCAGGAGTTGAATTACAGCTCGGATGTGGATGTCATCTTCGTCTATGAGGAAGAGGGCAGCCTGTTCAAAACCCCGCCGGAAAAGAATGCCAAGGAAAGCAAGGGGCTGACCAGCCACCAGTTTTTCATCCGGCTGGCTGAATCGTTTGCCGCCGAAGTGGGGCGCACCACGGCAGTGGGACAACTCTACCGGATTGATTTGCGATTGCGCCCGGAGGGCAAGGCCGGGCCGCTCGCCCGTTCCCTGGAGAGCTACGAGAACTTCTACGCGCAGTGGGGACAAACCTGGGAGCGCATGATGCTCATCAAGGCGCGGTGTGTCGCCGGGGATTCCG
This region of Verrucomicrobiota bacterium genomic DNA includes:
- a CDS encoding glycosyltransferase produces the protein MQHELPTVTVIIPTRPGAGKPLALDAAKALDYPKEKVEILVTRGRQPAVQRNHALRAARGDLVYFLDDDALPQPANLKRSLEYFKQPATQMVGGPNICPPEAPLLERVFAVCLASALAFGPSRARYTSVGQPRATTEKELILCNLMARREEVLKLGGFDESLYPNEENALMDALQQHGGKLMYDPEFIALRRPRPTLKAFLRMLFNYGRGRAEQFRLHPTPGSILNFVPPLFCLYLAALLALAISAPAWLPWAALPLGLYGLALLGQTVVSAKSMGSGRSLLAIPFLVATHVFYGFGFWRGLFTGLKPATVENIGPVEVERVQ